cttataacccgGAGATCACGAGTCATATACTCTACCATTGACCTgaccaggtgcccctagcatgaaaggtttttttttttataggtgttcatagtgtttttaaaggttttgctGTTAGTAGTTGCTCAAAAAATATTGTTGACTGATGTGGCTAGCTAGCAGTACTGAAACCTGGATGTTGTATTCTTTGTAGGTACACTGCATTAGCACAGAGTTCACTATGAGGAAGCATGGAGGAGAAAAGGGAGTGCCGTTCCGAGTACAAATTGATAccttcaaggaaaatgaaaatggggaGTATACTGAGCACTTACACTCAGCCAGCTGTCAGATCAAAGTCTTCAAGGTATTCCTGGGCGTCATGCTGTCCCTTGTatccattttcctcatttttcaattttaacatTAATTACAAAGTCAGAAAgttaacttttcctttttcaacaACTGTGAAAACTAGTCTAGGCCAGAGTTCTTGAGATAATAATTCCTGAGATGCCTGGTAATGAATTTATATGGGATAGGCATGGGAGAAGGGGAACTTGGACAGGGAAGTAGAGGCTAAAACACGGATTTTCACTGAAAGCTCTTAAAGTCTGTTGAAATTACAAGCTCTTGTAAAAGCTcacaaaattatgaaatgttgATAGCTTTGATTACATTGATATTTgactttcttttgttattttggtCTTCATTTTTATCACACAGATAAATGTAGTCTCATTGCAAAGGATTAATTAATACAGAAGTATTCAGACTGAAGTCCCCCTTTACCACTTTTACCCTTACTTCCCAACCTTTCCCAGAGGTCACCATGGTCATATTTTCGCATGTATCCTTCTAGTCCCCTTCTGTGCTTTTATATATACGTGTACCTAAGTATACACatgttttcttgtctttaaaacataaataggACTGTACTGTATGAATTGTTATGAGGCTTGCTTTTTTTCAGTTTGCTGTGTGCTTTAGAGATCCATGTCCATAGCTATAGATCTCttattatttaacagagagaCTGTGAGAGAGAGCCcgagctggggagagagagggagaagcagactccccactgggcagggagtctgacacgggggtcgatcccaggactctgggatcctgacctgagccaaaggcggacactcaactgactgaaccacccaggtgtccctaggtctcttattctttttcaatTCCATCACACAGTTAAATTTCCTATTTTCAGACTTAGATGCAAGGATCCATCTTGTCTTTACATCATTATACATACATCCTTGTTTCACATGTGACTGTTTAAGCTTTAGAAATAATATTGTTGGGTCAAATGTCAGTTGATgagtcaaaacaaaacatttctctttttagcCCAAAGGTGCAGACAGGAAGCAAAAAACAGATCGGGAGAAAATGGAGAAACGAACACCTCATGAAAAGGAGAAATATCAGCCTTCCTATGAGACAACTATACTTACAGaggtaaaaggattttttttggtgatggtttcaaatttattctcaatttattctcaaaattcaatttattccgaatttattttcaaaagaaaatcccATCATTTTgcactatatatgtatatcaaatcattgttgtacacctgaaactaatgcagtGTTGTATGTCCATTATATCTCAattggaaaacaacaacaacaacaacaacaaaacaaaacccacaacttCTAGCCTGGTCAAGATTTACTAGTGCAGTTAAGATTTGCTGATGAAGATGTGCTATTCGAGTAACAATGTTTCGGTGGACACTAGGGTCACCTGTACTTTTTCAGTATTTaagttgttctttgtttttagtgTTCTCCGTGGCCCGAGATCACATATGTCAATAATTCCCCATCACCTGGCTTCAACAGTTCCCACAGCAGTTTTTCTCTTGGGGAAGGGTAAGTGTGGGAAATGAAATTTGGTTGTGTTTGTCCTAAATATGTCTTCTCTCATTATCTTCTCATATAGAAGCTCTTTCTAAATCAGTAAGTCCTTCTATTCAGTCACTCTTTGATGGATCCATGGATTAGCTGAGGTTTGGATTATCTTCAAAAGTGATTGAAAAGAGTTTTATGCagtcctttctcctcttttttcttcctattggaaaacaccattaaaaaaaaaaaagaaaacaacatttaTGGCCCATTTGTAGTGACTTCAGAGACTGATTTTCTGGGCTTTTCACTTCTGTCACTGCTTACCTTGTGGTCATTTCACTTCCTGTGCATACTTTCACTAGTGTGGTCCTAAGGAACTGAAATATAGTTGTACAAACATGAAAAtctattttgttacttttttttttaagatataaaaaaagattttatttatttatttgagagagagagagagcataagcagggaggaagaagggcagagggagagggaaaagcagactccctgctgagtgggagcctgatgctgggttcaatcccaggacccccagaccatgacccaagccaaaggcagatgcttcactaacAGAGCgacccaggcactcctgttttattactttttaagataATCCTAATACCTAATAATTATAGATCTTTGATAATTTGGGAAGAAGGTTTAAGATGATagccaaaatgaaattttataattatctatAGGATATATTTAATCTTGCTCTATTGTCTTTTATCATCAGAGATAATTGAAAGTTTGTACAGTTGCCTATGCCAGTTAAAATAAGTTATCTTTAGTCTTagcatttaacacatattttacgTAAGTCATATTGAAATTTGAAATAGGCTActaaatgtgtgattttttttttggttgtaatGTTTGTTTTTCAATGTAGGTTCTATGTTCAGTCTGCTTCTAAAAGTAATTAAGGTAGcttcaatattcaaaatataacaattaagaataaaaataggtAGGAGTTATAGAGGGAATAGATAATTGGGCCTGGTGATAAGTTAATTACTAAATTTGAATACTGAGTTTGAATTTTGCAGctaaggcaaaaaaagaaaaagaagaaaatatgttttgaaagaaaaatctcttacCATACATATGGATTATGCGGTCTACTTATAGGcaatttttttgtaatgttttttaaagtttattttttttattaatctctacatccagtttggggtttgaactcacaaccccaaggtcaagagtcacgtgctcttctgactgagtcagACATGCACTCCTAGGCAATTATATAGGATTTAAGAGTCATGTTTTAGGTAAGAGAAGTATTGACTATAACACTAAGAGTGCTTTATGCAACAGCACAGATTCTTTTAGATCTCCAGCTTgagggtgcctagatggctcagtcagtggagcactcaactcttgaactcagggttatagGTTCAGGCctcacgttgggtatagagattacttaaaaataaaatctttttttttttaattaaaatattttatttatttattcatgagagagagggagggagagggaggcagagacacaggcagagggagaagcagactgcatgcagggagcctgacatgggactcgatcctgggtctccaggattacaccctgggccgaaggcagtgctaaaccactgagcacccctggctgcccttaaaaattttttaaagaaaaaatatctctaGCTTAGACTATTAGTGTGAAGAATCAGATGATGAACTCTAGTTTGTGTCATGGACTCATCCTTTTCATTTTCAATGTTTCTTTAGAAATGGTTCACCAAACCACCAGCCAGAGCCACCCCCTCCAGTCACAGATGTAAGTCTAAAATTAAATGTAAGTTATTTGCAATGTCTACTAATACTTTGATGACTCTGCAGTTCAGTAGAAATGCCCAACTTTTAAGGagtaatatttattcattgaacaGAGATTTATTGAATTTTGACTATGAATTAGACACTATGTTAGGGACGAGAGATGTGAAACAAGTTAATGTAGGACCCCTGCATTTAAAGAGCTTACAGTCTAGTAAGGAAGATAAGAATGGAATTCCATAGGCTTCTTACGTGGTCAGGGAAAGAAGATCAATGAGGTATAAACAACTTCCAAGCAAACTAGGCTTGAGTGTGGGTGTGTTTGGCTTTGTGTTACCTAATGATGTAAGAGATAAATCTCtttagttaccaaaaaaaaaaggggggggaaatgcttgctttctctttcagaACCTCTTGCCAACAACCACACCTCAGGAAGCTCAGCAGTGGTTGCATCGAAATCGTTTTTCTACGTTCACAAGGCTTTTTACAAACTTCTCAGGTTAAATTTATTTGTCCTATTTTTCTCAGCACAGGATATTCCTTTACATTCTACGGCCTTCTAGTATAcatgtgagggtgtgtgtgtgtgtgtgtgtgtgtgtgtgtgagagagagagagagagagagagagagagagagaggaagagatctTTGTGCATTTTTAGAATTAAGTGAATTTCATAGAACCCTTCAGACTTTCTCACCAGCTGCATCTGTGCtgtgaatatttaaaaggaaagccTTCTTAGTTTAAacttactttaatttaaaaatatttattctacacaatactttttaaaatgtatattcctTACAGTATTTTATCAAGGGCATTTGTAGGTAGTTTGAAATTTCCCCCTTGATACCACtgtgttgtattttatttgtatattccaCTTTTATTTAGCACCTTCTGGGTACCAGGTATGGTAGGAATACACAAAAGGGTAAGGCATACTTTCTGATCATTCATCATCTAGTATcagaaaaaccccaaaacaaatcaaaaaccccaatcaaatcaaaataaagccctgaaaaaaaatagttgtgaTGCAGTAGATAAGTGGTACAAAGCAGGGTATTGGGGGAGTGTCTGGGGTTAGGGAACATGTATAATGCCTAAGGTAACTCTTGGAGGATAAGGAAGAGTCTGTTGGTAAGACAGTGGAAGGATATTTTAGGTTGGACGAACAGCTTGCTCATTAGATATCATTAGTGTGATGAAAGCATATGGTTAAGTGGGTAAGGTAATTGGGTGGCAGTTGAGGTGGGAGAGGAATCAGGGGCAGGTCATGGAGAGGCTTATGTATTATGCAAAAGATTATGGACTGTAACATAACATAACCATTTCAATGGTCATTACAAAGACAGTCTTTGCCTTTATGACCcgttttcttatatttattctaGGGGCAGATTTATTGAAACTAACTAGAGATGATGTGATCCAAATCTGTGGCCCTGCAGATGGAATCAGACTTTTTAATGCATTAAAAGGCCGGTATGtaattagtgtataaaaatatcagtgaggttgGATTTCAAATGGGTTTGGATTCAGGACTCTCCATAGTACTCTCTGCACAGCTAACTACATTTTGTCAAAACATTCTTTTTGAATGCCAGCTGTGTACCAAATCAACGAATATGAAAAATACCCTTTTCTATAGCTGATCCAAGGAATTCCCCATGATATCCCATTTTTCAGTTCTAGGTAGTTTTTGCATTTGATAAATACTCTACCCCTATTGTGAGCTAGGTTCTATTGTAGGCTCTTGGGATACATtggtgagcaaaacagacaagGGACTCATTATTATGAGTTTACTTTCTAATGTGgaatgagataaaaatatgaatagtATTTTCAATAGTAAAAAGTGCTTTGaaggaaaaccaaagaaataaacaaaaacaaggttATAACCTATAGAGTACCCAGAATATGGTCAGGAAAGACCTTTGAGGTGGGGGTGGTTACACATGAGAAGGACGGAAGCTGTGGGGTCATATGATGGAAGAACACTCTGGGCAGGAGGTAACAACAGGTGCAAAGGCCCCAAGTCCAACTTAACTTGAGGTCATTCTTGAATTGGAGAGGAACTACTTAAGTGTTTACTTACAAACTATAATACAGAGCAATTTGTAGTCCTTATTTGGGATTTACACTTTGAAATAGGCGGCAATATTAATGGAAAAAACATACAGGTTAATGCCACAGAACCAAATCAGTGACTAACTAATGAAACAGATTGTGAAGTATTTTGTTTGGATACATCACAAGAAATGTTGAATCAGGTTGGCTCTGATCTcggaaaattttaaagaaaggaaaaattcagaAGTTCatgatttggagaaaaaaagaatggattttcatttttttaaaacctattatTTGAAGAGCATTTAAGGGGCTCCtaggtggtgcagtcggttaagtccaagtcttgattttaggtcaagtcatgatctcagggtcatgagatggagtccctccttgggctccatgctgggtgtggatcctgcctaagattctctccccacctctgctcctcctccagccacCTTCCCACCTCctgaccaccccaccccacccccactcatgggTGCACACATCCACGctctcttcaaaaataaaacaacagttaAAAATAGGAATGAGATGATCATATTAAGAGATAATTGAATACCGTTGTCTAAGAAGTAAGAATGGACAGGAGGCTTATTAGACTACTTAGGAGAAGGTAATTGAGGGAAATAATATTCCCTGTTTTATAGTGGCACTTCTAAGGAGAAAAGATATATGTTGAACTGGACCCATGCAACAGTGGCTCACACGTTTTGAGTATTTCTGATGTTTACATCAAAGATCATAAGCTCAAATGACTACAGAGGCTACATGTTAATAATGAGCAACAGTCAAATCTGGGGTATACTAAAGAATGCATGCATCATGCAAGGAGAACAGCTGATTGTTTTCTTGTAAGAATGAGGGTCTCAGATTGCCAGAtctaatttttcaagaaaagccAGAATTTCAGAGGTTTATATGATGTTGGAACAAATTCAGTTAaaatgcacacacgcacacgtggGCGCACACCCACATGCTCACATGCACCCCAATGGAGAGCTAATCAAACAGCAAATGAGCTTCCTTAGTCCACAGGCTGCTAGTTTTCAACTCCACAACTCCATAGTGTTAATGTAGACACATAAGCTCTCCCTTAAAACGTGCTTCCCACGAAAACCGTAAGACTAACAACCTTGTTTTCCTCCTCAGGATGGTGCGCCCAAGGCTAACCATTTATGTTTGTCAGGAATCCTTGCAGTTGAGagagcagcagcaacaacagcagcagcagcagcagaagcatgAGGATGGAGACTCAAATGGTACTTTCTTCGGTAGGTCGTTCTGGACAGGCCAGGACATGTTAAGAAAGGGGAGGAGATGACTTATGGGCCTGTGCCATGGGAATTCCTCCAACAGCAGTTTCAGCATTTCCTAGAATAATGgtaattgctaacatttattgagttcctcaTATATATTCTATTCTCAGCACATTTACATGCTTTAATTTTTACAACCGGCATCTCTACTTTACAGTAGGCTTATTGTTATCACTAACACTTAGATGAGGAAAAGGAGGCTTAGGGATGGTAACTCACTgcagtcacacagctagcaagtggctaagccaggatttgaactcaggcagtctgACTCTGAGTCCTTTAGAAAAGTGGGCGTTCCTAGTAATCAGATTACCTTTTTAAGAGCAGAGAAACTTGTACTGACTGCCATTGCTCTGTCCCTTTTGCAGTGTACCACGCCATCTATCTAGAAGAACTGACTGCTGTTGAACTGACAGAAAAAATTGCTCAGCTTTTCAGCATTTCCCCTCGCCAAATCAGCCAGATCTACAAGCAGGGGCCAACTGGAATCCATGTGCTCATTAGTGACGAGGTAGACTTTCGGTGCAGCTGAACCACCACATGACAATTCGTCAGGGCATGTGACAGGAGCAAGAGCAGTCCTACAGGGGCACAGAGCTCTGTTGATTAGACCAGGGCTTTTGCAATGTTTTTGCTTACtaactttctaaaataatttttaaaaaccacgtATCCTCTTGTACATTTTTAggttgacttaaaattttttttgttttaaatttaaatagttgcAAAATATGTCATTTCTGGGCATATTATataacctttaaaaatgaaatggttaCATCACTATTCTAACTATATTCCATGTAACCTAAATAGAAGAGTGATTTAATATACCACCATCACTGTCTTAAAGAAATACAtggatataatttttaagttttttgtttccttgagCTCCTATTTCAATTCACTTCTCCCATAgaattttatctttccaaaacCTATTTTTATGCTCAAACAtcttttattaattatatcataTTTCTTTGAAACAGATTTGCTTCAACAAAAGAAtttcactaaaatttaaaaattatttcttctgaaTAGAATGATCACCATAATTATATAatcaataaacataaatgtattacatgttttgataaattattaaacattaagaaaaatgtattagaaGTGTATCTATTAATGAGATGGATGGGACTGCCCACATTAATTCATGTATAGATGAATACTCTCTACTGATTTCTAGAATGAAAGAGTTCAGCACCACTTCCTTCTGTTTTATCCTCCTAGATATAAGTGCTATGGAATCTGATTCCCACAAACTGACAGAGAGGAATTGATGGAGTTTTTTATAACAGCATCactggatttgttttttgttttttgttttgtttttttttttggcgttAGGTGCCAGAAATTATATAGTGATGTTACAAAGAATTATTTTGATTCACCTATCATTTGACAGTGATTAGGTCAGTCTTCGGTTCTGGTGTAAGGAAAGAATTAGAAACCATGTGACTCACATAAGACTTTGTTACCCAGTCATTAAAGTTCACATTAACAGTCACACTTTGGCATCCTGGGGACTTTTATACCCTGGGGCAGGGCAGCTTGGTAGGATTCCAGGAGGGTGAAACTtatgcctttattttataaaatgagagaaggGAGTTTAGAAGGCAAAGTGGGTAGGGGAAATCAAAGAGGCGCTCGCATGGTTTGGGGTAAGAGTATATATGGAAGATACATACCTGGATTTTCCTGAATGAGCCCATCAGTGTCCAAGTACCCTTGGAACTTGAGGTTAACCCAGGAAAATGCATACTATTATTTTAAGATCAGTTGTTTTAGATtgcttagcttttatttttatttttttattttaaaatgttttttcaagtaggctccaatGCCCAActtaggacttgaactcataaccctgagagtAAGAGTTGtgtgctttaccaactgagccagccaggcacccctagactgttaagcttttaaaacttaaaagctGAATGGGAGAACACAAAACAAAggattatttttcccttaaatccAATATAATGAAAAGCCATATAGTCTGAATAAATGCAGCAAACCCAAGTTTTTAATAATTAGcaacttttcttgcttttctcagATGATACAGAACTTTCAGGAAGAAGCCTGTTTTATTCTGGACACAATGAAAGGTAATAAAATAGTAAGACAGATGCCTCTCTCTAtggaatttgagatttttttttcatggttttacttctttgaggagaaaaggaaagtatTAACACCATACTTGAAGTGGGGAAAGTGACAGCTTTGGAGATTATTCCTTTGTATGAATTGGCTTCTTGCCATTATCAGGGTAGACAAAGTGTAACTGATGATTCTCCCATTCCCTCCCATTTTCTGTGGACAAATGAGGAACTAAAGCACATTGTTTTTATAATGCGTATTTACTGTAAGCATTTTATGCTAATTAAGTATGTTGCCCTTTGTCCTgctgttttttcctttcctcccttctcaaAAGATCCTTaccatatttttttcctcctgctgtGTTTTAGAAGTGActaaagattattctttttttttttttttttttttttttttacagcagaaACCAATGATAGCTATCATATCATACTGAAGTAGGTGCCGGGCATTCCATCCTCAGTGGTTGCTGCTTCCTTCACCTCTTGGAAGCTTCCCTCCTGAGGGGAGTCGCTCGCCCCTGGAGATTTGAAGGTCTGCAGGAACCTGACCCACCTGACTGTGTATGGGGGAGCCCTGGCCAAAGAAGCAGAACCCCAGCCATCTGTGGGCTGTGCTCTTGTGGCACACACAGATTATTGCCCAATGTGCATTTCCGAAGCCGTTTCTTAGTTAAAATTTATGGACTCTGTTGTTGTTGAATATCATTAGAAACTCCACACCATTTAGGGTGTTTGTAGGGCATAATGATGATGAGAATTGTGTGATGTTTAATGGaaagatgttaaattttgtgATATGGagccatgtaatttttttctaatataaaagtGAACATCTATATTCCTAAGACTAGATCCTCAATCTTCTTTTGCATCATATGTACTGGCTTTTGCCACAGTTGGCCCCTgaaaacctcaccaaagaggagaaatacagaaatagaatagaatttttcttttggttgccCTGTAATACCAAGACTAATAGTAATTTTagctgacatttactgagcatttgctTGTGCCTCGTAGTGTGACACAACCTTTAAGTGGATTACCTTGTTGAGCTCTTCTTTAACAATCCTCTATGAAGTAGGCAATAATGATCCCTAATTGAAGGTGAGGAAACGGAGACCTAAAGTGGCTGAGGAGCTTGCCGAGTGACAGGCAGCTAGCACATAGTGTCGCTGAAATCCAAACCCGGGCAATCTTGGCTCTTTAACCACCGGCTGCGATGTCACGCTTACTGCGGTCTCTGACCATGGCTCTTCTGGTGGATAGGAGAGCAGAGCACTGCATGACAACTGAGGAATCCACCGCTGACAGGGACAAACCACACCTAAATAATGATGAATAGATCAAGACTTGTAAAAAACCGAGAACGTAACGTACTTTTGAAGCATCATCGGTTATCAGATTCACAGACTCTGAGGTGGTGAAAATGAGGGGTCCTCTGTAACTCCCCCAATTCACTGTTCTTGAATGAGCTTCTCAAACTATTTATTAATGAGTTTGGCTAAGCCctgctttctctttcccctctctgcATCTTCCCTTGGCATAGGAACTTCTTTTACCTGTGTAGTGTTCTTTTATAGAAGCTTTCTGAGAAATTCATTCCCATCCCAGTCACACTTTTCCCAAGTATTTTAGTTCTTAaagagtgtgagtgtgtgtgtgtgtgtgtgtgtgtgcgcgcgtgcataCATGTGTGAGActatgggttgtctttttttcaCATGTAGAATTTTATCCAGAAGTCCCTTCACTCATGT
Above is a window of Canis lupus baileyi chromosome 25, mCanLup2.hap1, whole genome shotgun sequence DNA encoding:
- the TFCP2 gene encoding alpha-globin transcription factor CP2 isoform X4, yielding MAWALKLPLADEVIESGLVQDFDASLSGIGQELGAGAYSMSDVLALPIFKQEESSLPPDNENKILPFQYVLCAATSPAVKLHDETLTYLNQGQSYEIRMLDNRKLGELPEINGKLVKSIFRVVFHDRRLQYTEHQQLEGWRWNRPGDRILDIDIPMSVGIIDPRANPTQLNTVEFLWDPAKRTSVFIQVHCISTEFTMRKHGGEKGVPFRVQIDTFKENENGEYTEHLHSASCQIKVFKPKGADRKQKTDREKMEKRTPHEKEKYQPSYETTILTECSPWPEITYVNNSPSPGFNSSHSSFSLGEGNGSPNHQPEPPPPVTDNLLPTTTPQEAQQWLHRNRFSTFTRLFTNFSGADLLKLTRDDVIQICGPADGIRLFNALKGRMVRPRLTIYVCQESLQLREQQQQQQQQQQKHEDGDSNGTFFVYHAIYLEELTAVELTEKIAQLFSISPRQISQIYKQGPTGIHVLISDEMIQNFQEEACFILDTMKAETNDSYHIILK
- the TFCP2 gene encoding alpha-globin transcription factor CP2 isoform X7: MEDLGDLGALKLGLVVGWNEQGGRTPKDRCDVLALPIFKQEESSLPPDNENKILPFQYVLCAATSPAVKLHDETLTYLNQGQSYEIRMLDNRKLGELPEINGKLVKSIFRVVFHDRRLQYTEHQQLEGWRWNRPGDRILDIDIPMSVGIIDPRANPTQLNTVEFLWDPAKRTSVFIQVHCISTEFTMRKHGGEKGVPFRVQIDTFKENENGEYTEHLHSASCQIKVFKPKGADRKQKTDREKMEKRTPHEKEKYQPSYETTILTECSPWPEITYVNNSPSPGFNSSHSSFSLGEGNGSPNHQPEPPPPVTDVSLKLNNLLPTTTPQEAQQWLHRNRFSTFTRLFTNFSGADLLKLTRDDVIQICGPADGIRLFNALKGRMVRPRLTIYVCQESLQLREQQQQQQQQQQKHEDGDSNGTFFVYHAIYLEELTAVELTEKIAQLFSISPRQISQIYKQGPTGIHVLISDEMIQNFQEEACFILDTMKAETNDSYHIILK
- the TFCP2 gene encoding alpha-globin transcription factor CP2 isoform X6 gives rise to the protein MAWALKLPLADEVIESGLVQDFDASLSGIGQELGAGAYSMSDVLALPIFKQEESSLPPDNENKILPFQYVLCAATSPAVKLHDETLTYLNQGQSYEIRMLDNRKLGELPEINGKLVKSIFRVVFHDRRLQYTEHQQLEGWRWNRPGDRILDIDIPMSVGIIDPRANPTQLNTVEFLWDPAKRTSVFIQVHCISTEFTMRKHGGEKGVPFRVQIDTFKENENGEYTEHLHSASCQIKVFKPKGADRKQKTDREKMEKRTPHEKEKYQPSYETTILTECSPWPEITYVNNSPSPGFNSSHSSFSLGEGNGSPNHQPEPPPPVTDNLLPTTTPQEAQQWLHRNRFSTFTRLFTNFSGADLLKLTRDDVIQICGPADGIRLFNALKGRMVRPRLTIYVCQESLQLREQQQQQQQQQQKHEDGDSNVYHAIYLEELTAVELTEKIAQLFSISPRQISQIYKQGPTGIHVLISDEMIQNFQEEACFILDTMKAETNDSYHIILK
- the TFCP2 gene encoding alpha-globin transcription factor CP2 isoform X3; its protein translation is MAWALKLPLADEVIESGLVQDFDASLSGIGQELGAGAYSMSDVLALPIFKQEESSLPPDNENKILPFQYVLCAATSPAVKLHDETLTYLNQGQSYEIRMLDNRKLGELPEINGKLVKSIFRVVFHDRRLQYTEHQQLEGWRWNRPGDRILDIDIPMSVGIIDPRANPTQLNTVEFLWDPAKRTSVFIQVHCISTEFTMRKHGGEKGVPFRVQIDTFKENENGEYTEHLHSASCQIKVFKPKGADRKQKTDREKMEKRTPHEKEKYQPSYETTILTECSPWPEITYVNNSPSPGFNSSHSSFSLGEGNGSPNHQPEPPPPVTDVSLKLNNLLPTTTPQEAQQWLHRNRFSTFTRLFTNFSGADLLKLTRDDVIQICGPADGIRLFNALKGRMVRPRLTIYVCQESLQLREQQQQQQQQQQKHEDGDSNVYHAIYLEELTAVELTEKIAQLFSISPRQISQIYKQGPTGIHVLISDEMIQNFQEEACFILDTMKAETNDSYHIILK
- the TFCP2 gene encoding alpha-globin transcription factor CP2 isoform X2, producing MAWALKLPLADEVIESGLVQDFDASLSGIGQELGAGAYSMSDVLALPIFKQEESSLPPDNENKILPFQYVLCAATSPAVKLHDETLTYLNQGQSYEIRMLDNRKLGELPEINGKLVKSIFRVVFHDRRLQYTEHQQLEGWRWNRPGDRILDIDIPMSVGIIDPRANPTQLNTVEFLWDPAKRTSVFIQVHCISTEFTMRKHGGEKGVPFRVQIDTFKENENGEYTEHLHSASCQIKVFKPKGADRKQKTDREKMEKRTPHEKEKYQPSYETTILTECSPWPEITYVNNSPSPGFNSSHSSFSLGEGNGSPNHQPEPPPPVTDVSLKLNNLLPTTTPQEAQQWLHRNRFSTFTRLFTNFSGADLLKLTRDDVIQICGPADGIRLFNALKGRMVRPRLTIYVCQESLQLREQQQQQQQQQQKHEDGDSNGTFFVYHAIYLEELTAVELTEKIAQLFSISPRQISQIYKQGPTGIHVLISDEMIQNFQEEACFILDTMKETNDSYHIILK
- the TFCP2 gene encoding alpha-globin transcription factor CP2 isoform X8, which codes for MLDNRKLGELPEINGKLVKSIFRVVFHDRRLQYTEHQQLEGWRWNRPGDRILDIDIPMSVGIIDPRANPTQLNTVEFLWDPAKRTSVFIQVHCISTEFTMRKHGGEKGVPFRVQIDTFKENENGEYTEHLHSASCQIKVFKPKGADRKQKTDREKMEKRTPHEKEKYQPSYETTILTECSPWPEITYVNNSPSPGFNSSHSSFSLGEGNGSPNHQPEPPPPVTDVSLKLNNLLPTTTPQEAQQWLHRNRFSTFTRLFTNFSGADLLKLTRDDVIQICGPADGIRLFNALKGRMVRPRLTIYVCQESLQLREQQQQQQQQQQKHEDGDSNGTFFVYHAIYLEELTAVELTEKIAQLFSISPRQISQIYKQGPTGIHVLISDEMIQNFQEEACFILDTMKAETNDSYHIILK
- the TFCP2 gene encoding alpha-globin transcription factor CP2 isoform X5, whose protein sequence is MAWALKLPLADEVIESGLVQDFDASLSGIGQELGAGAYSMSDVLALPIFKQEESSLPPDNENKILPFQYVLCAATSPAVKLHDETLTYLNQGQSYEIRMLDNRKLGELPEINGKLVKSIFRVVFHDRRLQYTEHQQLEGWRWNRPGDRILDIDIPMSVGIIDPRANPTQLNTVEFLWDPAKRTSVFIQVHCISTEFTMRKHGGEKGVPFRVQIDTFKENENGEYTEHLHSASCQIKVFKPKGADRKQKTDREKMEKRTPHEKEKYQPSYETTILTECSPWPEITYVNNSPSPGFNSSHSSFSLGEGNGSPNHQPEPPPPVTDNLLPTTTPQEAQQWLHRNRFSTFTRLFTNFSGADLLKLTRDDVIQICGPADGIRLFNALKGRMVRPRLTIYVCQESLQLREQQQQQQQQQQKHEDGDSNGTFFVYHAIYLEELTAVELTEKIAQLFSISPRQISQIYKQGPTGIHVLISDEMIQNFQEEACFILDTMKETNDSYHIILK
- the TFCP2 gene encoding alpha-globin transcription factor CP2 isoform X1 → MAWALKLPLADEVIESGLVQDFDASLSGIGQELGAGAYSMSDVLALPIFKQEESSLPPDNENKILPFQYVLCAATSPAVKLHDETLTYLNQGQSYEIRMLDNRKLGELPEINGKLVKSIFRVVFHDRRLQYTEHQQLEGWRWNRPGDRILDIDIPMSVGIIDPRANPTQLNTVEFLWDPAKRTSVFIQVHCISTEFTMRKHGGEKGVPFRVQIDTFKENENGEYTEHLHSASCQIKVFKPKGADRKQKTDREKMEKRTPHEKEKYQPSYETTILTECSPWPEITYVNNSPSPGFNSSHSSFSLGEGNGSPNHQPEPPPPVTDVSLKLNNLLPTTTPQEAQQWLHRNRFSTFTRLFTNFSGADLLKLTRDDVIQICGPADGIRLFNALKGRMVRPRLTIYVCQESLQLREQQQQQQQQQQKHEDGDSNGTFFVYHAIYLEELTAVELTEKIAQLFSISPRQISQIYKQGPTGIHVLISDEMIQNFQEEACFILDTMKAETNDSYHIILK